The Topomyia yanbarensis strain Yona2022 chromosome 3, ASM3024719v1, whole genome shotgun sequence nucleotide sequence ACAATCTGATTCAGTAGTACATATCCAATGGTTCCATTACGCCTCTGCACGAGGCCAGCACAGCGTCGAGAGTTTATTGTACGAgcgattaactttactactgGTGATTATGAAGGTTTTTAAACAATACACAAACTACGATTAAAACAATAGTATATAGAACGTGTTTAATCGATCGGCTGACTGACACGTTCGCTCAGTTCAGCGCCCATCCATTGTCGGGGTCAGTCAGCGATCAAGAGTACCGCAAAGAACTCGCTACCGATAGTGATCCGGCAGTACTACACCGAATCATAAGGATAATATTTCCTTCCAACTTGCTGCATCTTATGCTATCTCGCTCGCCTAAATCGATTCCATATGATTAAGAACCTTCAACTTGCTGCATATTTTCCGTTTTCCAATTATGATAATACTTTTCTATTTTGACAAACTTTCCGCTTAGGTAAATGGTAATCAATTTAAACTTCACTTGTGACACAGTAAAGTCATTACTGCACCAAAAGTTCAGTGTCCAGTGGGAGTCCTGCTTGGCGGTCAGATTCCAGCGCTGGACAAAGTTCCAACAAACCGGTTCAATAAAAATCGCCTACGAGCAGCACTCTCTAGCCAATTCCTATTGACTGGTGTTGTATCGCTTAATGTGACATCCGTTTCTAGCACAGATTGTTATGTTTGCTTTCAATATGTTTAGTTAACGTATTAGCGCTCAGCTGACAGTGTGTGTGTATGGCTTTAATGCCCTTAGGCAGTAAACTTTTGTCAGGAAAGCATGAGTTTCTTGAAATAAATGCATTCTTTTTTCGGACTtttttgagccaaaaaaatcatgCTTTGCATTTTTCAATCGCAAAAGCTGATCACGCTAAGGGCAGTTGCTTCATTGTTTTTGTCAAATGTTGTTTTGGTaaggaagcaaaaaaaatcggttcctttttacaattttacaaataTTCGAAACATAAAACATTAAATTATGCCTGACTTGCCAGGCATAATTCGTCAACAGTTACGTCGTTCCTCACCCGGACTCATTTTACTTCTTAAACCCGTTGCTCAGAGGTGATTTGGACTTACTTTCATCCGGTGCAGCCGCTGCACTGCTACCCTTCGGTTTAACGTTGTCCAGCCCAATTTTGCTGAGAATTTCTAGTGCTCCACGAGCGGCCTCATCGTGCGATTCTTCCAAGCTAGCACCGCTACCGTGGCACAGCTGAGGCGGTTCAGTCGACAGGGTTACTAGCGTGAGATATTCGCCGTGGTTACCTTTCGGGAAGTCGGAAAATATCACCTATAGGAATGTAAATAACGTTAGTTTGTATATTTTTAACTGAGTAACCAATAAAAAACTTACCTCAAACTTTAGCAGCTGAGCCAAATACATGAGTTGTTCCGTCATTCGGCCGACGTCCGGATTGGAGCTGGTGGCAGGCGTAGTTGTAGTACTAGACGTATTGTTTATCCTGTTAGTAGCGCTGCTGCCCTGTCCCGACTTCGATGAGCTATCAACGTTAGAGGCAACAGATACGTTTGATTCCGCATGGGCGTTATTTTCCTGATTGTAGTCCTTTGCAGGCGGGTTAGGTTTGTTGGGAATACCTACTCAAAAAAAAAAGACGTTGCCCTCTTAACGATACCGTACGAAACCATCCAACCACCTACCTGAATTCAGCTGCAGCACGCCGGGAACAATTTGCCGACCAGCGGTGCCACCCTGTTTCCCGTTCGACTGAACACTCGGACTGTCGTTGAAGGCGACCTTCCGGTTCGGTTTCTCAACCATCTCGTTGGCACTTCCCGACATGTTTTCCTTGTTGGGTAAGGATGAGTTGGCAACCGTCGAACGTCCGTAGCCGAGCATAACGAGCAGGTTTTCCGCTGCCTCTTTTTTCGCCATCTTTTTGGTTGGACCGATACCCGTAACGGTACTACCACTGGCGGCGACCTCCATTACGAATTCTCGTCGCCGTGCGACACCGCGTTCCTCCACCAGTGTATACACGGGCTCCTTTTCCTTGCGTGCCTGTTGAATTTGCATCAGCCGGCTGATTGGATTCACCATGTCCGGAGGATCTTCTTCGGCATTATCCTTGATGAGGTTACGAGTTTTCTTCTTTGGTAGAGGAACTTTTCGCTTCAGTTTCAACATGGTACGGGTGTTTTTCTCGGGCGAAGTTGGAGCAATCTTTCTAAGCTCGTCTAGCATCTTCTCGGCAGCACGCTTCTTGGAAAGTTTCTTCCCATTGCCCTCCCCTTCAGTAACAATGTTACCCACTTTGCAAAGCGTTGTAAAAACTTTCATGTGCGGCGGGCCCTTCTCGCCGTGGACTTCAAATTGAACGGTAAGCTTACGTTTCAGTGCCATCTCGTGCACGAGAGAGATTGGAGATTTTAGATCTGAATTAGGATCGTCGCTATCGATCGAAGTATCGTGGCATTCAGAAGGTGCATTAGTCGTATCGGGAGTAAGTGGTTTCAGCACCTCTAGAGCACGTGCAGCTGCATCATGCCGAGCTGCCTGCAGTGTGTGCCCTTCGCCTAAAAACGTCCGCTCTCCTACGTGCAGGGTGACTTTGTATACTTCCGGTACGTGCGGCGCCAACGGAGGCATATGATGGTTATAGTAGTATCCACGGGGATAGTCCGACTTGCTCCCCATGGGATTTCGTCGATTGTAGGAATTTGGTGGAGGGGCACCGTACCTTACTCCACCGGGTGGGGGATTATTGTACATTGTGTTGTTACGATGATAACCACCGTAAGACCCTGGTGGCGGAACCGAGAAATAGTGCGGACCACCTCCTCTTACCGCCGGTTGCGGTGCGACAGGCGGTGAATGCGTGTTGGTGCTGTACTTGGTTGCGATGGGGGCATCAACCTGTTGATATTTTTCGAAATGTTATAACATACGTAGCAAGAATAGACTATCGTTAAAATTACCATTTCAGTTTCGTAAATAGTAGGCTCGCCACGTTTCATTGCGAGGGCATTCAATTCTACGGTTGGTGTGATGTTTCCAATGTTGGTCTTTCCACCCGTTTTGGTCCGGTTAATTTTAGCCGGAGGATGTTTATATTTGGTAGCACCGATAGCTTCGTGGGCTGCACTGTGCTGAGCTTTTTTAATGCTCGGGCCTTCCGCTGTGTACTCTTCATCGCCCAGCTTGAGCGTGACGGTGAATCGTTTCTTGTGAGCAGGGCCCGATTCTCCAGTCAACCGGTACTGGTGCTGGATCCTGTTATAACGTGCTAATTCGTTAACTAAACACATTGGGGTTTTCTCTTTAGTGTTTGCCAAGGTTTCTGGTACAGAAGACAGCAGCTGGTTGGGCTGCTGTAGCTGTGACTGTGAGGTTGACTCGTTCTGACCATCGGAAGTGCTGCCTGAATTGGCCGCCAGGGAAGTGATTGATGCTCCTACACCTGAACCACTTCCACATCCACCTCCTCCTCCACCACCGCTACTAGCGACACTTGTTATACTGCCAGTGCCGGTACTGCTGGTTATGTTGTTGCTAATGTTAGTTGCTGCCGGAGTAGTGGCGGTTGAGGAGGACATTCCTCCCGATAGCTGAACGGGATCCGTCTGAAGGACCACTATTACATTCGATGGTGTATTGGTTTGTGGTGCCGCGTTGTTGTGATTGTGAATGTTTTTAGCTGAAAGATAGTTCAACAATACAATCCGATTTATAAAAAAGTAAATAAGTCGTCACTTTAGGCCCAGACAAATCGTCCGCTTTTATACGGCAAAACAACACAGGGCAGAACATACGTTATCACAACACTAGCTAGATTAATCGAGATTTCACTTTCAGATAATCAAATCATTCCTTCGAACACTGATGTAAATTCTTCACTTACGTTCATGTGCTGGAATCATGCGCGGTTTGGATCCCCCGGGACCGGCAGCAGACACAACCGGAATCGCACCCGACTGGTGATTATGGTGCACGTGATGACTGTTGTGATGACTATGTTGTTGATGATGCTGATGGTGTGGATTCTGGTGGTGATGACTGCCAGAGTTGGTGTTGTTGCTGGTGTTGCTGCTGTACGGTAGCGACTTAGGGGGATAGCCCATTGGCTTCAACGATATTCCGGCACCGCTGCCATAGTGCTGTGATGATGGTTTTCTGGAACCGTGCTGCTGGATTGGCATGTGTGGGCCAGCTGGTATTGCTGGATGGTGGTCTCCACgtggatgatgatgatgatgccgGTTGTTGATCCTGAAAGAATACATAGAGGAACGATTGTAGTACGATAGTAGAGAACTGAAGGAGGAATTCGATGACAGGGCGGGTAAGGGCAGGAACTTCCGACTGTCCAGCAGCATATTAGATCTCGTTGCAAGTTTCAATTTCAACACTTTAGGCGGTATATGTTCTAGATAGAGTCCTCTGTGATCTTGTTATAATAAATCCTTCCGCTCGCTCCTTAGCTCCGTTCGCGGCCAATGTTTGTGCAGTACTAATCTGGTCAACTCGAATCCCCAAACCGCAATCTGATTTACCCTATTTACATACTGTCATATATCATTAATGTAAGCTGATCGTTTTACGGCGCTCTCTTCTAGTTTACGTCCCCCTGCTATCTTTACTTCACAGCATTCCTTTCAAAAGTTCAAGATTTTGAAAACGACAGTCGTGCTTTTCGATAAAGCCTTGTAGGTTGTCACGGACCATTTTGCTAGGATAGGTGCAGCATTAACTGTTTGCCGAACTCCTGCTGTGCGTTGTAATTATCATAGTGGTGTTACGAGCCTTCTGCGTGGCTAAAGTTTGCTATCTTCATTGCAAGAGTCCAACAGAAAACTCATTTTCACCTATTTCGCTGTGCAAGGCAGGCACATACAAACACGTGGTCCACTGTGAAGATGCAATAAATTCATCTTCCTTTTGGCACCGCTTTGCTCCAGTGTCTCGGGGTTTCATTGTTGCTACCGTTTCTCCATTATTCTGTTATATTGTATGAATTTAAAAGGACACTTCATCCTGTTCAGAACGAACCGGTGGTGGCTCCGTCGCCGGACCTTCGTCCAGTCACGACTCGACACGTTGATCTTGTCGCGCCTGAACAAGCAACTGGCGGCAACTGCTCAACCAGTGAGCGAGGGTCTCGCGCAGAGACAGCTTTATAAAGGGTCTCATCAAAAGGGTGAGGAAAGAATTTGCGTACATTTGTggataaaaacaaataaataataaaagctgtGAACTGCTTTGAATGCAATGGGAAGGAGGGAAGAAGTTACCTGGTTGTACTTTCACATGACTTGCTTTTGAccgtttttaattttatataacTATCTACGAAACAGGCATCGATATTGTCAGAGAATCCAAGAAAACGTCCGTGTTTTCGTGGTCATCGCTGATAATCGTTTGACATGATCACATAATTGGCTTCTAATCAAAAaagattaatttaaaaatcgtgttttaaccctcaaaagggcaagctaaaatcgtggCTTTAAGAAGCACCGCTCCTAAGACCcagtgaaaataaaagcttcgtttttatggttttatcagtgagaaatCGTTTAAGAACATTACTGCCTATAATGTAGGTAAGGAATCTATAGACcgtgggactgacttgcgattatgagCAGATTGGATAGTCACCAAAATATAGACATTGACGCGACATCTTGAATTCAATAAGCAGTAAATCTATCGAGTGAGCCACGTAATCCGTAAACACATTTTAATCCTTcgaacgcctaaagcaactggctggtaccgagtgatgtctcggttagccaGCGTTCATACaggttgtgtgaactgtttggatttagtgtctaactggcgccaattttggtgttagtttggatatatcgtctaactggcagcaagttggtggaAATTTAATTTTCTCATTGCCGACAATCGATTAACACGGATAACAGACCAATCAGCCTGTGATCCACTcatttgcccggattactcaaacataggggttcTGAATTAGTTTTAGTCCGACGGAGCgacagcgatgtcggacagcacgcgacaTGAAGCCACATTATACGTCAATACTTCTTCATTCCATTACGTCAGTAACACAAATTCCTGAAGaataattaattttggtttgcgACAATTCCGCATCCAACGACCCTTTTATCAACAAAAAGGGTGGAAAAGTTCCagagttattcaatttttcccAAAGTAAAAATTTGCTCGCATGAGCTTTTAAGGGTTGTATATAAACCtttctaaaaaatcgatttttttgctcgattacgtatACATTCTAAAATATGTGTGCAAACTtcgaattaaaaatttaaaaaaatgaataaaatgaaagatataattataGAATCCTACAGTGCGCGATAATGCCCCTCTAACCCCTTAAGGGgatcctcttatataattgtggcaaaaagtacctaattttttttgaagcagCAAAATACACATGTGCGccattctgcaaaatgtttattaaggtttcatctataaaataaaaattttcgattgtAAGATGTCAAAAATAACGTCCTAAATGGCGGCTTTCTAGAagcaagatttttcgaatctgcgggcattctcgtttttgaaccaatcaacttcgggtTTTGCTCGCCTcaaagaagacaacattctcgggtgctgtaacctacaaaatcgcaatatgttgatcattaacgattttttaGAGCCAGCCAAAGTGGAAGTCATGCGAAAAAACGATACTATATTTTCAAGTTGCCCGCATTTCGTTTCTATATcgaattttttcgtgtttttaagGTTGGGCCGCCTCTACGGAATGTAATTTTGGAGATCGTTCTGATTTGCTGCTTcttgtagacgacgaattgcgacctgTACCTTTATCGTGCCCGCAGATGAGGccggttttcaaaacaacttttgctggagccgccatttttgacaccttacactcgataatttttattttatggatgaaaccttaataaacattttgcagataAGCGTCATTTTTCttattcaaaaaactttttgcacaattatataagagaaCCCCCTTAAGAGTGCACTGCCATTAtatgcatatttgtcccatgttctatgggattccctatatacatggtaCAATTATGCGTATAACGGCAGTGCGATGCCAGCAAGTTtctaaattgaaaaaatatgattCTGATATTTTCTACCGACTTTACTGATAAACAGATCATTAGATACGGAACTAAACgttctctaatttttttttatcaaagcgTAGACGCTTCTTTCTAAAATATTGAGAAATTACcgtacttttaaaaaaataatggtcATTTTCATATTGTTATCAAAAAAACCGAATAGTAGTATCATAGTAAATCATAAAAATGACATAAATTCGATTGTATAGTCGCATAAATAACAAAGAGGAGAAaactatttggcataatgtaaTGGGCGTTTAGCATAGCGGACATTtgacataacggacatttggcataattttgaggaGTGACTATATTACTGGTCATTAACataacggacgtttggcataattatttttaaccgCTGAAAAACCGTCATTTGCCACAATTTTTCAACGTGATCACACTGAagatcatttggcataacgaacATTTGGCACAATTatttaggggagagagggtaacagtggatcagcaggaactatgaaacattcgcaataaaataataatgcatggtcagaatcgtctcattccctgatatttcacaatttctaattctttacacgtgttactTGTTTTTGAGAGAGATCTGATAGCTGCATCTCATTTAttgaatatttgtttgttttgttatagtcagtaaatttgcaatgaaaaacattattccatctttatgagttaCCATCCATTGAATAAATATTTAGTCCAAtgttatttatagcaaattttatgctcaacatttgccgcgaacaaggTTTTTCGGTAACTTGTCATGGTTCTatgtaatttcacaatttttgtgAATAGACAAATTTGGGTAACGAtgacgtatggggaacagtggcattttcttgtttttgtggtctgtctcaaattgtgaatgggttccgattttccacagtaaatactactAATACAGTGCAGTTAC carries:
- the LOC131691746 gene encoding double-stranded RNA-binding protein Staufen homolog 2, which encodes MIHGHPPQPQQPAQHHMTHPPLQPPPHLPHLTSVPPPNVPPQGTLQQPPREHPGPRINNRHHHHHPRGDHHPAIPAGPHMPIQQHGSRKPSSQHYGSGAGISLKPMGYPPKSLPYSSNTSNNTNSGSHHHQNPHHQHHQQHSHHNSHHVHHNHQSGAIPVVSAAGPGGSKPRMIPAHEPKNIHNHNNAAPQTNTPSNVIVVLQTDPVQLSGGMSSSTATTPAATNISNNITSSTGTGSITSVASSGGGGGGGCGSGSGVGASITSLAANSGSTSDGQNESTSQSQLQQPNQLLSSVPETLANTKEKTPMCLVNELARYNRIQHQYRLTGESGPAHKKRFTVTLKLGDEEYTAEGPSIKKAQHSAAHEAIGATKYKHPPAKINRTKTGGKTNIGNITPTVELNALAMKRGEPTIYETEMVDAPIATKYSTNTHSPPVAPQPAVRGGGPHYFSVPPPGSYGGYHRNNTMYNNPPPGGVRYGAPPPNSYNRRNPMGSKSDYPRGYYYNHHMPPLAPHVPEVYKVTLHVGERTFLGEGHTLQAARHDAAARALEVLKPLTPDTTNAPSECHDTSIDSDDPNSDLKSPISLVHEMALKRKLTVQFEVHGEKGPPHMKVFTTLCKVGNIVTEGEGNGKKLSKKRAAEKMLDELRKIAPTSPEKNTRTMLKLKRKVPLPKKKTRNLIKDNAEEDPPDMVNPISRLMQIQQARKEKEPVYTLVEERGVARRREFVMEVAASGSTVTGIGPTKKMAKKEAAENLLVMLGYGRSTVANSSLPNKENMSGSANEMVEKPNRKVAFNDSPSVQSNGKQGGTAGRQIVPGVLQLNSGIPNKPNPPAKDYNQENNAHAESNVSVASNVDSSSKSGQGSSATNRINNTSSTTTTPATSSNPDVGRMTEQLMYLAQLLKFEVIFSDFPKGNHGEYLTLVTLSTEPPQLCHGSGASLEESHDEAARGALEILSKIGLDNVKPKGSSAAAAPDESKSKSPLSNGFKK